TGGATGCAGGGGAATTTGTGGGATACTTTGCAGGAGCAAATATATTAATGGAATATGTGTTATCAAATGCTGCTGTTTCAAGAAGTTTTACAGAGTATTTGTCATGTGCTTTTGGTAGGAATGATCCAAATTCATGGAGAATTCATGTACATGGTTTAATGCAAGGTTACAACATGTTGGATTTCCCGGCAGTCGCTTTGATTATTGTCCTCACTATTTGCTTGTGTCATAGGTATGTTTGCTATACAGTCAAATCTCTTTATAACAACGTCATTTGTTCAGATAGAAAAAGACTGTTGTTATAGAGACATCCGACTGTATGATAATTTGAGTACTCTTTAGTAGTTTTTGATAGTGATATATCTATTTTGCAGCACTAAAGAGAGCTCAATGTTGAACCTAATAATGACAGCCTTTCATGTGATGTTTTTTGGATTTATAATAATAGCTGGATTTTGCAATGGGAAGGTTGAAAACTTAGTAAAGCCAGGAGGTATAGCTCCATATGGTGTTAGAGGGATTCTTGATGGAGCAGCCATAGTTTACTTTAGTTATATTGGATATGATACAGTGTCAACCATGGCTGAAGAAATTAAAAACCCTTCAAAGACTCTACCTTTGGGAATTGTTGGCTCTGTCCTCATTGTCTCTACTCTCTATTGCCTCATGGCTCTATCTTTGTGCCTTTTGTTACCTTATAACATGGTACGTACATCGTTCAACTGACTTATACACACTGACAGtgtaaataatttatcaatgaAATTTTACTTGTTATATGTATCAGATTGTCTGATGTATAAAAGTTTAACTCGTTTATAAATGTTTGTAGATCCCGGAAGGAGCATCATTTTCCGCGGTTTTCGAGTTGATGGGATGGAAATGGGCAAGCAATGTAGTAGGGGCAGGTGCAAGTTTAGGGATTGTAGCATCTCTATTAGTAGCCATGCTTGGACAAGCAAGGTACCTTTGTGTCATTGGGAGGGCTAGACTTGTACCTTCATGGTTTGCTAAAGTACATCCTACTACCGGCACGCCACTAAATGCTACCATCGTCTTAGGTAAGTAGTATCATTACGTTGAAAGTcattagatataaaaataattttatagtaGCCACTTGTCAAAATTAAAGGGagaagttgtatttttttttgtaattttgtatgtTTGTGGTggctattttttttcttattttttttttattcatttgtttttcTTAGTGATAATCGTATAATCCTATTAATTAAAACACCTTTTTGGGAAAGCTTATATCACAAGGAACATCCAAGGGCCAATTAAGTCGagctaattaaaaaaagtaaaatcctATAATATATCCTCcgtttgtcccaatttatgtgacttactttctattttagtcagtcccaaaaagaatgacacatttctatattaagtaataatttaactataaaatatctattttacccttaatgaaatgatttaccgtcacacaaatttctatcatttattttggaccacaagttttaaaagtctccttttctttcttaaattccaTGTCGACTCAAActatctcacataaaatgagacggagggagtataatagttgaaagaaaaaaaaagtatcccTCCTTTTCCTAGATTCCccctttttgaatatttatggtctattttgctaGTATTTATAGGCATCAAAGAATAACTTTATTTAAACTctaaaacaagaagaaaattttcaatACGCATCTTCTCATAGTTTTTAGAATATAGTCAACATAGAAGTTAGAATTTTTACTAAGGTGattcaaaatatgaataagTAAATACACAAAGAATTCGAAATTGTTCAATATCTATTATGTATACATAAACTAATTTTAACCACGTTTATAATTTTTCGTTGAATGAAGTTCCGATCTACCTAGCTCCGCCCTTGACTATAGTAAGTTTAATGCTAAGAATCTTAATTGAACTCACAGAATTTAAATCCTACATCCGCCTCTATGCAATGCACGTAATCTAACAAAACATCTTCTTCTCAATTCTTATCATATGGCTTTTGTACAAtaattttgtttctatttttcaGGTATATGTCAAGCATCAATTGCATTATTCACAGAGCTTGATATTGTAATAGAGATGATCTCCATTGGCACATTACTAGTGTTTTACTTAGTATCAAATGCACTTATATTTCGTCGATATGTTATACTTAGCAAAAATCCACCACTTCACACTCTCTTATTCCTCTTCCTTCTTTCATCCACCTCTTTTGCATTCTCATTATCATGGAAATTCAAACTACATTGGTGGAACCTCATGTTATTCGCGGGACTTACATTTTCCGCGACAGTTATTTTCCAGTATTTTGTCCCTATGATCGTTATGGAACGACAAGAGAGTTGGTTGGTCCCGTTCATGCCATGGCCTGCTACGATATCGATTTTCCTAAATGTTTTTCTCATGACAACATTGAAAATGGTGGCATATAAAAGATTTGGTATATGGTCTTGTgttataacaatattttatgtACTATATGGTGTCCACTCAACATATCATGCTGAAGAAATATTGGAGATGATTGTCGTTGTTGATAATGTGAATGTCAATTCTTCCACTCAACAACAAATTACTAAGGTTGATATTCAACTTCTTTAATATATAGTACAAAATTTCGTTGTCTAGGTATGTATGTTAGTGCTCTATATATATAGAGTACaagtaaataatgaaatttttaCTGGACAGGGGTAAGGTGGAATGTCCCCCCTTGTCAATTGtcatcatgtatatatatttggtcATGATATAAAATGAATTTTTCGCTAAGCGGGTTCGGGTGAATTCCCTTGCAACCATACAGACCCGCTTTATATGCAGTTTGAAATGTCacaaagttaaagttaaaagaaagaaatgttttttttttagatttatgaTCTAAAACATTCgtaattttgtataaatattttggAATTTGTAACTTTAAATATGCCATAACATTCAtttagttattaaaaaaaagtttcattaaGAGCAAAATGAAACATGTAATTAGAAttaatagtttttaaattaaaaaaatgtatcgttatttttagaaaataccGAAAAGAGTGGGTTCATATAAACTGAAATGGAGGAGTAATTAGGATGATGCcattaaaacaagaaaaaaaatagaatatataaatatatcgtACTTATATAATTAACATGCAGTAATCGAAAAATCAGGAAATCGAATAATCAAGGTCGCAAGATTTTTACATcataatcttttttatttcaatttttcaccaGGCTTGGACCATGTCTCCCaactatttttataaaatcGCAGCCCGCTAGGGACATAGAGACAACTAAAGGAACCCGAAAAAGAAATCCCTTCAGTTGTCGGCGGGGTGAACATTGGATTAGTAGGTATATAATTGTCGGGATGCCCCAGTCCTCTTTTGCTAGATGTCTTTCAAGAAGATTCTTTCCCACATCGAAATATGACCGGACTAAATAGCAAGAGTGATTTTCTGAGCCGATCTGAATTTCCAACTCCTCGGgatgatatttttcttttagtctTCTTTGCGATCTAATGATTATGTTATGATACGCTAAAGATTAAATATGTGAAGGACAAATTATATATGAGGAAGATGATAAAAATGATGAAGATTACGTTTCTTTCAAACTAATAAAGCTAgttatatagtatatatatatatatatatatatatatatacgtctACGCAAAATTATTGTTTCGCTATAAACCTGTATAATTCTCATTACTTGAGTAATTTTTgtgttacaaaataaaattgtctGACTTTCTGATTGTTGAGTGATTGTCTGAGAAATTAACTACGCCTTCCGGTGACGTCTTCCTTATATATCATAACCAaatatgttgacacccaattttgaccctccccaatATAGATTGATCATCGAGCTTCTCCAATTTTAAAACGATTTAagataattacttttttttaaaaaaaaaaaagtaggttgcaaattattttaaataagttttgtcgcttattataatttttagacaataattatattttacataattgtgtatataattagtttattttaggaatattcaaaaattgtttaaaaagatttttagttttacttaaatattttattaagttaattagtagtttatatttttgaataattagtttattaagttaattattttattttgttaagattagaaagctcgttaattaatattaattcactttatttaattttagccGAATTCACTAACTAAATCAATTTGGCTATCCCTTAAGCTTTGGTTGGCTATAATTGTAATCCAATTGGCCAATTTCTTCAATTCCTCTTAGGCGAATTTTGGGCCTACTTGACCAAGACACTCACAAGCCCAATCCAATTAAATGAAAGCTCCTTCTAATATTCCCAGTCGGCCCAATGCTTAACTCCATTCCCCTTTCTATTATTTTTCCAACTCAAACCAACCGACCCATTTCTTTTCCCCAACCCGGCCCTTTTCTTCATTTAACAAGACCCATTTCAAGTTCAATGTTACCAGTTCACAAGCGACAATAGCCCACTCACAACGTCAATACACGGAAAAGCAACAACAACAGAAGACGGTACTCTGTTTTCTTTGTCCTCTTCTTCAGACGTCCCTTTCTAATTTATACGATTTCAACTAGAAAGCAACATGCTTCGTCCTTGTGACCTGGAGATGAAGCCACATCGTCGCTCAAGGACGATTGATCAATCCCAAGCGTCGATTCGCCTTTTCCTTTTTCGGAATGAATTAAAACCTCAGGAAAGGGTGTTTGTCCAAAATGgtgaaaatttttgaattttgaaatttgaatggaCCTTGAATCCAAAAGGGGACCCAAAATTTCCCCCCCCATTTCCGAACCCTAAATATcccatatatatttttcctcTTATTGACTGTTGGTGGGCAGAgagaaaaggggaaaaaaaaagagagttggAAAAAAGATTAGAGATTTCTGATTGGAGAAAATATTGGAGAAGAGTTtggattttttttagaaaagaaaaaaaaaaaagaatacgaGGCTTGAGCATTagtattttaaagaaaaactaaaatacGTTTCAGAGATAGAGGatacaatagtttttttttaggtGTTTGGGTTCAGTTCTCTGCTCAAATCTCTTGCCCACTGTTCGTTCCGAGTTCTTGTGGTAGAAGGGTCGGTTCCTTGCTCGTTTGTATTCCAGTCGCTGCTCATCAAAAGGTATATAACTCTCGACTctctcattttatttatgttccAGTAAATGTCCGAGATTTGAGTTGTGTTCTGTATTGGTGTGATTCGATTGTTTGAGTATAGATGATGAGAGGTGAATGCCTTGTTTGCGgttgttcttgtttttcttGACTTTCATAGCTTTTTGAAACACTTCTTTAATCCTAGTTTATTCTCTTAAATCCGTCCTATTGCTTGATATTCGACACAATATCTTTCATTCCTTCACCTCAAActaaatgaatgaattattATGCCAACATTCTGAGTTTGTGTATTGTACTTGCTACTGTACCGAGTTTGTATGTCACATGTGTCACTACTCGTTTTGATTCTTTACCTGGTAGCTTTATTGGGATATAGGCTTTATCTTCCTTCTCCAGAATCAATATGTTAGCTGATTGTATTGTTAAAATTTGTGTTAAAGTTTACTTTATTTAAACTTGATCTAAAAGGGGGATTAACAACAAATTGATCTAAGTTCTATTGCCTCTCTACTGGTTCTAACTTGTTTCGTCTTAGCAATGATCATCCGCATGTTCTATTATTTTCTCGCCTTCGTTTTTCATTTAAGTGTAggagttatttttttttaaaaaaaaaatctatcaatataGTATGTCTATGTCCCATTATGGATTTGTGTTCATGGGAGCTCACTGGATTTttgttcttatatatatatatatatatatatatatatatattacatctCTATATTTATCTCTAAAGTTTTGGTGGGCATCCTACATTAAAATCTAGTAGGcatgcataaaaaaaaaattatttcacgaCGTTGAGTAGTAACCCACTTGCATGAAATGTGTGTCTTCAAGTTTTTAATGCTATTTACAAAGTTCTcttctttaaattaatatattgacCAACCTCTTTAAAATGTAGTTAGCATGAGCATgtttccttttgttttatttggcAGCAACATTTTCTTACACATAAGTGTGTTTATTTTGGGTTAATTTTAACCATTGAGTCGGAATTTGATAGAAACTTTAATGGATCGACTCATGTCCGAATAATATCTTGCTTTCATTTCTTAAGCGTGTGCATGTATAAAATTTATGCCAAGTTTTGTTGAAATATTTCCTATCCTTGTTGCCATTTCTTGCTGGTTTTTCAAAGGGCTGGAAATGTTTTATTGGTTGCCATAAATGTGTCGCGTACTTTACTGTCTTTTTAGTTTGAATGTCGAAATAATTTTTCTAGCTTTTAACTCAATTTGTGTTAGTTTGTGGTGGGTTGTTCCGAAatgttgaattatttattttcttttccaattACCTAAATAAATATTCTAATTCCACTTCCTTATTTTATTTGGGTACAACTGCTGGCTGAGTCCGTCAGACTCTTATTGTTAATCCAGTTGCATTTTGAGAGAGCAACAAAAGCTCAAATCTCTTCTTCATTGAGTCAACCGGCCATTGAAAATCAACGAACAGTTCCCaaagttgaaagaaataatagatCGAGAAGTTGAAAGATTGGGCCAAAGACCCATTCTTAATTCAAATTGTATTTCGTTACTTTTGGGCTTAAGCCCACTTGTCTATTATCTTGCTAAaatttaggacaggtgaaaaattgggccaaaagcccaaaacgaaaatgggcccaaatactggcccaggcggacaggaaaatcagatttgggcccaaatctctTTCCCTCCTTTATTTGTTGTGTTTATTTACTCGTCACTATCTGCTATTAATCTTAagggttttaaaattttcaaatccccaaaagacacccattttgaattaattacttaacCAGATTATTCATCTCTTACTtgacttaataaataaataaataaataggcatttttacaaaatatttcgcTTAAATAATAGGTCAATatttcctttttcccttttcaaaATGATTCTAACTataaaaattgttcaattcAAATTAGGTTAAACTActttagccaaataaattaattatcggataaccgcattagcggatattctagatgccttaaaaaccttcttagaatattaataggaaTCTCGAACCCCCTTAATGGTTTTCAATAGATTtactgttttagtcttttgaaaacaatagttttcttgatttttcttaaaaattaagtggcgactcttaaaaccagtcaaaatatattttccttataaaacaaaatatatatacatgacaAGGGGGGACATTCCACCTTACCCTTGTCcagtaaaaaaatcattttttttacttttactgTATATATAGAGCATTAAACATGCGTAGGCAATGAAATTTTGTGCTATATATTAAACAAGTTGAATATCAACCTTAGTAATTTGTTGTTGAGTGGAAGAATTGACATTCACATTATCAACAACAACCATTTCCACTATTTCTTCAGCATGATATGTTGAGTGGACACCATATAGTacataaaatattgttataacACCAGCCCAAATCCCAAATCTTTTATATGCCACCATTTTCAATGTTGTCATGAGAAAAACATTTAGGAAAATCGATATCGTAGCGGGCCATGGCATGAACGGGACCAACCAACTCTCTTGTCGTTCCATAACGATCATAGGGACAAAATATTGGAAAATAATTGTCGCGGAAAATGTAAGTCCTGCGAATAACATGAGGTTCCACCAATGTAGTTTGAATTTCCATGATAATGAGAATGCAAAAGAGGTGGATGAAAGAAGGAAGAGGAATAAGAGAGTGTGAAGTGGTGGATTTTTGCTAAGTATAACATATCGACGAAATATAAGTGCATTTGATACTAAGTAAAATACTAGTAATGTGCCAATGGAGATCATCTCTATTACAATATCAAGCTCAGTGAATAATGCAATTGATGCTTGACATATACCTgcaaaatagaaacaaaaattaaacttcatgtcaagtcaaaatcagacaaataaaattgaaacggagggaataAAAGCTATTCTTTGATGTATATTTGCTAATAGACCACATacattagtttttaaaaaaaatgagaagaaaaaaggaGGGAGACTTTCTTGTGATATAAGCTTTGCTCAAAAAGGTAATTTATTcttctaaatatatattactattttgAAGATAATATATAGTTAACTAACTAATCTACTTTAATCATCACCTAGGAAACcaatgaataaaaaaatgaaaaaaatacaacaaccacaaacaaacaaacacaCAAAAAAGTTATTGTTAGTTGATTGATTCAAtcaattaaaagtgtattttttttctaataatttaaatttttagatgaaatgATATGACTGATCTTTAGTACTGTTACTTACCTAAGACGATAGTAGCATTTAGCGGAGTGCCGGTAGTAGGATGTACTTTAGCAAACCAAGAAGGTACAAGTCTAGATCTTCCAATGACACAAAGGTACCTTGCTTGTCCAAGCATGGCTACTAATAGAGATGCTACAATCCCTAAACTTGCACCTACCCCTACTACATTGCTTGCCCACTTCCACCCCATCAACTCGAAAACCGCTGAAAATGATGCTCCCTCCGGGATCTACAAGCATTTATAAATGAGTTAAACTTCTATACACCAGACAATCGAAtacaaataacaagtaaaatTTCATTGATCAATTCTTTATACTGTCACTCTGTCTGTGTATATAAGTCAGTTGAACGACGTACGTACCATGTTATAAGGTAGCAAAAGGCATAAAGATAAAGCCATGAGGCAATAGAGAGCAGAGACAATGAGGACAGAGCCAACAATTCCCAAAGGTAGAGTCTTTGAAGGGTTTTTAATTTCTTCAGCCATGGTTGACACTGTATCATATCCAATATAACTAAAGTAAACTATGGCTGCTCCATCAAGAATCCCTCTAACACCATATGGAGCTATACCTCCTGGCTTTACTAAGTTTTCAACCTTCCCATTGCAAAATCCAGCTATTATTATAAATCCAAAAAACATCACATGAAAGGCTGTCATTATTAGGTTCAACATTGAGCTCTCTTTAGTGCTGCAAAATAGATATATCACTATCAAAAACTACTAAAGAGTACTCAAATTATCATACAGTCGGATGTCTCTATAACAACAGTCTTTTTCTATCTGAACAAATGACGTTGTTATAAAGAGATTTGACTGTATAGCAAACATACCTATGACACAAGCAAATAGTGAGGACAATAATCAAAGCGACTGCCGGGAAATCCAACATGTTGTAACCTTGCATTAAACCATGTACATGAATTCTCCATGAATTTGGATCATTCCTACCAAAAGCACATGACAAATACTCTGTAAAACTTCTTGAAACAGCAGCATTTGATAACACATATTCCATTAATATATTTGCTCCTGCAAAGTATCCCACAAATTCCCCTGCATCCATTTAATTTCATCATGTTAATATCTATAACAACATGGAGTACTGTACTAACTTGCTATCTACCTTCATCGAATTAGTTTCTCAGATAGTCACTCAACTAACcgttattttctcaaaaagtcacttttgttgaaaaaattggAATCAAGAAGTAAAGTGACTTTCTAAcataataactattagttgagtgacaGTCTGAGAAACCAACCCTACCTGATATCTTTAGATGACATGTCAGTcagtatatataagttaaatccttACCAAAAGTAACTCGGAGATAACTAAAAGCGCCACCAGCAACAGGAACATCAACAGAGAACTCAGTATAACACAAGGAAGATAGAAGGGCAGATACAGCAGCAATTATATAAGAGATGAAAACAGAAGGGCCAGAGGTTTTTCGAGCAACGGGGCCAGTAGTAACAAAAACTCCAACACCAAGCATTCCTCCAACTCCTAGAGCTACTAAATCATACCATGTAAGTTTCCTCTTCATATCAGCACCAGACCTTAGTCTCACTTTGTTGAGTTCTTGGTCTGGTGTCCATGTTGCTAACAtccttttctttaacttttgaGGTGTTTTGGACAGAGAATTAAGGTAAGTgaacaaaaacatttttttggtttgagTGTAATGTGGTTTCTTTGTGTTTCAATAACAAGGTTTTATATAAGCAATGGGAATAACATCTTTTTTTGTAAGTATTCTGTTATATATCCGAAACTTATTGGTCTGACTATATAGTTATAATATCCTGTAGGACCAACTAAAAGAGGAAGCATTTgctattagaattttttttctccatttatCTTAGGAATCAAAGCGAAAAACTTTAAATGATGTTGAAAGAATCTCGTCCATCTCATCACATGTCCCCATGATTTGTTTGAAAGTACAACCTTGTCCTTTGATTCTTTTTAGGGTGACCATTATACCCTTATGATTAATTCTTTATCCTTTCCTCAGCTTTTTTAGAGCACCAAGACTCAAAAAGACATTATAAGAAAGCATGCAAAGAAGGGTGGAAAAAGGATCCATTCTTAGCTTGTAAGAGGAATCACAAAACAAAAGGTTGAGGGAGTTTGACCTATTCTTTTAGGAATTTGAAAAGGTGTGACTAGCATCCATTCTTTGTAAAagcaataataatataaacattTCTTTTCATTGAGAATAATTGGACTTGGACccttcatatttatttttcacatattcagtgtaatttcaCTAATGAAGTCTAAAGATGATAAAGATGTACGCAGAATGTTTCCCAGAATAGATTATTATTGCATCTAAGGTCATTTTAGTCTTATTAGAAGATAATTGAGGATAATGCTTTTTAGATTACCACTAATTAGAATCAAATCAGCAAGTAAAATGTGTTTAATCCATATCCAAGTTGTAGAATTTTTTCCATCATACTACTTATTACTTAGCCTAGCTAGCTAGCTAGAATTGGAATGTAGCCCTTTTAAAGTCTACAATATATTGTAGCTCTATAGGGAATATACCTCATGCATTGAGGGCTAAAGCCATAGAATGAATTTCTACAATTAGGTGAGAAGCCACTGACTTAATGAAAATCATGTTGACATTTAAGGTCATTCAGGCCAAATCTAAAGGGATCTTTTAGCCTTGTTGCTCTGATCTCCGCCTCAAATTATCTGTTGTGATTTTGAAGACATAAATGTTTTTGAAGACTACATACACCTAAATAGAAAGATTATATCTtaagacataaataaaaataaaatgatcaaAGAACCCTCTTGATTACAGCTTTTTTAGGGACGTATAAAAATGAAACACAACATATAACTTGAAATGGAAAGGTGGGGTGGGAGGGAGGGGGAGGAGTATATTCTACCTATGATAGAAATTTGAATGTGAAACCTCATGATTCTAGTTTTAAATCTTAGCTCACGGATTACTAGACCACACTCTCGGATCTAGACTCCTTCTCTATTCCTTTTTATGAGACATCTAGGTAAAGCAAATatgtaatataattatatacctaatttaataaaaaataacattatattatcaattcatataaattaaactTTTCTTTAATATAGATTAAAAGACAGTTGAAAATTATACATTGGCACCGGCTTTTGCTATACTATTTCTCTTTGTTCTTTCACTTTCATCttctaattttaataaatgatttttaaaaaaaaagtcaaaaagacACCTCTTTTTTCTAGAATAAAATCCAAGAAGTGTACTAGTCACATAATTGAGTACTAATTACTAATAGATTTCCAAatctaaagtttttttttgttaattacaAAAAGCAATCGTCGAATCACATGACAAAAGAAGATTATGTTAATTAACTTTTTATCCTTGTCATAACTAAGTATTAGCCAATGAAAAAACCTAAGTAGTACTCAACTctaattcttttatatatatatatatatatatatatatatagtttttccaaaaattcccaatttttttaTCTAAGTTCAAACTACAAGTATAGATTCTGGAGAAATTATTTATAGATGAAacagatattattttattttcaactcttTATAGGAagttttatctttttgttttctgGATAAATCGAATCCATAATTTTAAGATTAAAATTGAAGAATGCTAATTACCACTTAAGCAACTCCTCTCGTGAAAACGGAGAATTAGTTATCTCATTGGAGCCCTCTTAATACCATGATGCCATTCTTAACAAGATTTAACGTCAAGAGCcaacataagaaaaatattgaaagtgaTCGAGCAACTTGTTTTAAACCAATTATAATTTAACCATGATCATATATATAGTCACTACATATAAACTATGAATTAATACAACAAATTAATTTCAAGCAACTAGGCCATGATTAATAAGCGGTGGAGGCAAAATTTTTactaagaaatttaaaatatgaacaaataaacaTACAAAGAAGTTAAAGGGGTTTAACATCTActatatacttaaaaataataattttaatcatatataataatataacattttataaaataaagctCAGATGAACCCGCTCGACTATACCTAACTTTTTGAGTCTCGACCACAAATAAGGAGTGGTAAATGTTCCTTTCAACATTTCCAATTTCTAGATAAGTCCAAATTTCCAGTTTCATTTAGGAtcatacaaaaaaattggattAGACTAATTAAAAATACTCTGATGATTGAGACCAGGAATTAAATTTCCAATAATTAAGATTTGCATTATAATAAGATTTGACACAGTGGGAAAGCATATACACTGTTAActattttaaagaaaagaattagGGGGAAGTGGAATTTTTTGAGCTTTTCAATCTTATTGGTGATTGATTAAGTTGCACTCAAGGGGAATATATTAATAGCCTTTTACTAattaagtattattattatttcaacaAAGTGGGGGCACTATATAACTaggaatttaattaatttttcattgACCTCATTCCTCACCTCTCCTAATGTTAGCTTAGTGATCAATTAGCCTTGAGTATCTATAGCTTTAATGAGATAGATACTCCTAAACTAATAGTGACACATCATATGCTTAACGTTCTTAATTCTTTAATctcgtctcaatttatgtgattctGTTTGAATGCAAACACAATTAGTATTGTACACTAAATAATTGggattattttagaaaatttcataaactttaaatcttAGATTTGAGA
This genomic stretch from Solanum stenotomum isolate F172 chromosome 10, ASM1918654v1, whole genome shotgun sequence harbors:
- the LOC125842067 gene encoding cationic amino acid transporter 6, chloroplastic-like, producing the protein MFLFTYLNSLSKTPQKLKKRMLATWTPDQELNKVRLRSGADMKRKLTWYDLVALGVGGMLGVGVFVTTGPVARKTSGPSVFISYIIAAVSALLSSLCYTEFSVDVPVAGGAFSYLRVTFGEFVGYFAGANILMEYVLSNAAVSRSFTEYLSCAFGRNDPNSWRIHVHGLMQGYNMLDFPAVALIIVLTICLCHSTKESSMLNLIMTAFHVMFFGFIIIAGFCNGKVENLVKPGGIAPYGVRGILDGAAIVYFSYIGYDTVSTMAEEIKNPSKTLPLGIVGSVLIVSALYCLMALSLCLLLPYNMIPEGASFSAVFELMGWKWASNVVGVGASLGIVASLLVAMLGQARYLCVIGRSRLVPSWFAKVHPTTGTPLNATIVLGICQASIALFTELDIVIEMISIGTLLVFYLVSNALIFRRYVILSKNPPLHTLLFLFLLSSTSFAFSLSWKFKLHWWNLMLFAGLTFSATIIFQYFVPMIVMERQESWLVPFMPWPATISIFLNVFLMTTLKMVAYKRFGIWAGVITIFYVLYGVHSTYHAEEIVEMVVVDNVNVNSSTQQQITKVDIQLV
- the LOC125842012 gene encoding cationic amino acid transporter 6, chloroplastic-like; its protein translation is MFLFTYLNSLSKTPQKLKKRMLATWTPDQELNKVRLRSGADMKRKLTWYDLVALGVGGMLGVGVFVTTGPVARKTSGPSVFISYIIAAVSALLSSLCYTEFSVDVPVAGGAFSYLRVTFGEFVGYFAGANILMEYVLSNAAVSRSFTEYLSCAFGRNDPNSWRIHVHGLMQGYNMLDFPAVALIIVLTICLCHSTKESSMLNLIMTAFHVMFFGFIIIAGFCNGKVENLVKPGGIAPYGVRGILDGAAIVYFSYIGYDTVSTMAEEIKNPSKTLPLGIVGSVLIVSTLYCLMALSLCLLLPYNMIPEGASFSAVFELMGWKWASNVVGAGASLGIVASLLVAMLGQARYLCVIGRARLVPSWFAKVHPTTGTPLNATIVLGICQASIALFTELDIVIEMISIGTLLVFYLVSNALIFRRYVILSKNPPLHTLLFLFLLSSTSFAFSLSWKFKLHWWNLMLFAGLTFSATVIFQYFVPMIVMERQESWLVPFMPWPATISIFLNVFLMTTLKMVAYKRFGIWSCVITIFYVLYGVHSTYHAEEILEMIVVVDNVNVNSSTQQQITKVDIQLL